Proteins found in one Lysinibacillus fusiformis genomic segment:
- the queG gene encoding tRNA epoxyqueuosine(34) reductase QueG, which translates to MNIHDLQHDFVAYAMSIGVDKIGFTTAAPFTELKNRLRRQQELGYQSGFEESDIQKRTEPLQLLDEAESIVAIAVAYPSRMQNAPIGKKGARRGIFCRASWGVDYHTALRERLKLLSAWLEEHVEGVRIESMVDTGALVDRAVAERAGIGWSGKNCSIITPEFGSYVYLGELITNIPFAPDKPMEDECGDCRLCLDVCPTGALIQGGQLNAQRCIAFLTQTKGTLPDEFRSHIGNRLYGCDTCQTVCPKNKGKINWMHEEFMPDPELAKPLLTPLLTISNREFKAKYGHVSGSWRGKKPIQRNAILALAHFKEEAAIPDLIALLHKDDRPVIRGTAAWALGKIGGETAQSALHEAEAIEQDEEVLSEIHKGLQFFK; encoded by the coding sequence ATGAACATACACGACCTACAACATGATTTTGTGGCATATGCGATGTCCATTGGTGTTGATAAAATAGGTTTTACAACAGCAGCTCCCTTTACAGAATTAAAAAACAGATTGCGTCGACAGCAGGAGCTCGGCTATCAGTCTGGATTTGAAGAAAGTGATATTCAAAAACGTACAGAACCCCTTCAACTACTAGATGAAGCAGAGAGTATTGTAGCAATAGCGGTTGCTTACCCTTCACGTATGCAAAATGCACCAATTGGTAAAAAGGGTGCGCGACGTGGAATTTTCTGCCGTGCTTCATGGGGTGTTGATTATCATACAGCATTACGCGAGCGTTTAAAGTTATTATCTGCTTGGCTTGAGGAACATGTCGAAGGTGTACGTATTGAATCAATGGTAGATACAGGAGCACTTGTAGATCGAGCGGTAGCAGAACGTGCAGGCATTGGTTGGAGCGGCAAAAATTGCTCGATTATCACGCCTGAATTTGGTTCCTATGTGTATTTGGGAGAGCTCATTACAAATATTCCATTTGCGCCAGATAAGCCAATGGAGGATGAATGCGGAGATTGTCGCCTATGCTTGGATGTTTGTCCAACGGGAGCCTTAATCCAAGGTGGACAATTGAATGCACAGCGCTGTATTGCTTTTCTGACTCAAACGAAGGGAACATTGCCAGATGAGTTTCGTAGTCATATCGGTAATCGACTTTATGGCTGTGATACATGTCAGACCGTATGTCCTAAAAATAAAGGGAAAATTAATTGGATGCATGAAGAATTTATGCCAGATCCAGAGCTAGCCAAGCCATTACTGACACCGCTTTTAACGATTTCCAATCGAGAATTTAAGGCGAAGTATGGTCACGTCTCAGGCTCATGGCGTGGGAAAAAGCCTATCCAACGTAACGCCATCTTGGCACTTGCTCATTTTAAAGAGGAAGCCGCCATACCAGATCTGATTGCTTTACTTCATAAAGATGACCGCCCTGTCATTCGAGGAACAGCTGCATGGGCTTTGGGCAAGATAGGCGGAGAAACGGCCCAATCAGCTTTACATGAAGCGGAAGCTATCGAGCAGGACGAAGAAGTACTGAGTGAAATTCATAAAGGGTTGCAGTTTTTCAAGTAA
- the trmL gene encoding tRNA (uridine(34)/cytosine(34)/5-carboxymethylaminomethyluridine(34)-2'-O)-methyltransferase TrmL translates to MPLHIVLYQPEIPANTGNIARTCAGTNTSLHLIRPLGFSTDDKMLKRAGLDYWHSVNIVYHDSLDDFIEYSKNGDVYLIETYSDEPFSTHDFSDQDRDIYFMFGKETTGLPKDFAYERRDMCLRIPQSDHVRSLNLSNTAAIVIYEALRQQGYPGLH, encoded by the coding sequence ATGCCATTGCATATCGTTTTATATCAACCAGAAATACCAGCCAATACAGGAAATATTGCTCGTACCTGTGCAGGTACTAATACATCGCTCCATTTAATTCGTCCACTAGGTTTTTCAACGGATGATAAAATGCTGAAACGGGCGGGCTTAGATTATTGGCATAGTGTGAATATTGTTTATCATGATTCACTTGATGATTTTATAGAGTACTCTAAAAATGGAGATGTTTATTTAATCGAAACGTATAGTGACGAGCCGTTTTCGACACATGATTTTAGCGATCAAGACCGAGATATTTATTTTATGTTTGGGAAAGAAACAACTGGTTTGCCGAAGGACTTTGCTTACGAACGCCGAGATATGTGCTTGCGTATTCCGCAAAGTGATCATGTGCGATCACTCAATTTGTCCAATACGGCTGCGATTGTTATTTATGAGGCATTACGTCAGCAAGGATATCCAGGTTTACATTAA
- a CDS encoding B3/B4 domain-containing protein: MEISINQSLLTQHPELKIGIIHYTKIAVAESPQMIKGRMQLYQENLFLEMQELPVTQREGIAEWRQLWKKLGADPNRYRHAAESLMRRISKQNYLTPIHSGVDLNNFFSLQYEMPIGLYDIAQIKEFVEIDLGHDEIGYDGLNGRFNTLANILYSRDEVGAFGSPFVDSKRTAVTEETTGALHLFYLRPSLTNDASKELLASAGKMFNQIHSGHYQIALISNDEPSITL, translated from the coding sequence TTGGAAATTTCCATTAACCAATCTCTATTAACACAACATCCCGAGCTAAAAATCGGCATTATTCATTATACCAAAATTGCCGTAGCGGAATCTCCTCAAATGATTAAAGGGCGTATGCAATTGTATCAGGAAAATCTCTTTCTTGAAATGCAGGAACTTCCTGTAACACAGCGTGAGGGTATTGCAGAATGGCGACAGCTCTGGAAAAAGCTTGGTGCTGATCCAAACCGTTATCGTCACGCAGCAGAAAGCCTAATGCGTCGAATTAGTAAGCAAAACTACTTAACGCCAATTCATTCAGGTGTTGATTTAAATAATTTCTTTTCACTCCAATATGAAATGCCTATTGGACTTTATGATATCGCTCAAATCAAAGAATTTGTAGAAATTGATCTTGGTCATGACGAAATTGGTTATGATGGTTTGAATGGGCGCTTTAATACATTAGCTAATATTCTCTACAGTCGTGATGAGGTAGGAGCATTTGGCTCACCTTTTGTTGATTCTAAACGCACAGCTGTCACAGAGGAAACAACAGGGGCGTTACATCTATTTTATCTCCGACCATCTTTAACAAATGACGCATCTAAAGAACTACTTGCATCAGCAGGGAAAATGTTTAATCAAATTCATAGCGGACATTATCAAATCGCCCTCATTTCGAATGATGAGCCATCTATAACACTATAA
- a CDS encoding GAF domain-containing sensor histidine kinase, which produces MRENEHSNISILKEIAELLNEETEIVTMLKGALIKFLNGTNFETGWIFFIDAKGRSELVVHENLPEALEYNNCHYLKKGGCWCVSRYRNEELKKASNIIECQRIESAIAANVGDHEGITHHATVPLQSGQERFGVLNVASKDTVRFSEEELALLESVAFQMGSAIKRILLTKQEQEMALVKERNRLARDLHDSVNQLLFSVTLTARAGIEMTDDCEVKETFKEIQHLTQDALTEMRALIWQLRPKGLENGLLEAMKVYAEMLGLKLHVTVSGVLQFPSRIEETLFRVAQEALNNVRRHAGVLEAALYITVTSTDILLVIRDEGRGFVIDNNTKLLSMGLQSIKDRAKSVGGTADWVSEIGKGTELLIRLPY; this is translated from the coding sequence GTGAGGGAGAATGAGCATTCCAATATCAGTATTTTAAAAGAAATTGCTGAACTATTAAATGAAGAAACTGAAATTGTCACAATGCTAAAAGGTGCACTCATCAAATTTTTAAATGGCACCAACTTTGAAACAGGCTGGATTTTTTTTATTGATGCAAAGGGGCGCTCAGAGCTTGTTGTCCATGAAAATTTACCAGAGGCATTAGAATATAACAATTGTCATTATTTAAAAAAGGGTGGCTGTTGGTGTGTATCACGTTATCGCAATGAAGAGCTAAAAAAAGCCTCCAATATTATCGAGTGTCAGCGTATTGAAAGTGCCATAGCCGCAAATGTTGGGGATCATGAAGGAATTACACATCATGCGACAGTACCTCTACAATCAGGACAAGAACGTTTTGGGGTATTAAATGTCGCATCTAAGGATACAGTGCGCTTTTCAGAGGAGGAGCTAGCTTTATTAGAATCCGTTGCCTTTCAGATGGGGTCGGCTATTAAGCGAATTTTACTGACAAAGCAGGAGCAGGAAATGGCACTTGTGAAGGAGCGTAATCGTCTAGCTCGTGATTTACACGATTCAGTCAATCAACTACTCTTCTCGGTCACGTTAACAGCAAGAGCTGGCATTGAGATGACGGATGATTGTGAAGTAAAAGAAACATTTAAAGAGATTCAGCATTTAACACAAGATGCACTAACAGAGATGCGTGCGCTAATTTGGCAACTGCGACCTAAAGGGTTAGAAAATGGTTTACTTGAGGCCATGAAAGTATATGCTGAAATGCTTGGCTTGAAACTACATGTTACGGTTTCAGGTGTATTGCAATTTCCCTCACGTATTGAAGAAACATTATTTCGAGTAGCGCAAGAGGCTTTAAATAATGTACGTCGCCATGCAGGTGTATTAGAGGCAGCATTGTATATTACTGTTACATCAACAGATATATTGTTGGTTATTCGTGATGAGGGACGAGGCTTTGTTATTGATAACAATACAAAGTTGCTGTCGATGGGCTTACAATCTATCAAGGATCGTGCAAAATCAGTGGGTGGAACTGCTGACTGGGTAAGTGAAATTGGCAAAGGTACGGAGCTGCTAATCCGCTTGCCGTATTAA
- a CDS encoding disulfide oxidoreductase, which produces MSKKEENGLLFIWIVSAIATLGSLYFSEIRHYEPCKLCWIQRIFMYPIVIMTTVAFIQKNARIAVTTAVFSVIGGSISLYHYGIQKLSYLAENAPSCGAVSCTGQYINWLGFITIPFLALTAFILIAGASFYLIKASKAAK; this is translated from the coding sequence ATGTCTAAAAAAGAGGAAAATGGCTTATTATTTATTTGGATTGTTTCTGCTATAGCAACGTTAGGTTCTTTATATTTTTCTGAAATTCGTCACTATGAACCTTGTAAATTATGTTGGATTCAACGTATTTTTATGTATCCAATTGTTATTATGACGACAGTAGCATTTATACAAAAAAATGCACGTATTGCTGTCACAACAGCTGTATTTTCTGTCATTGGCGGCAGTATTTCACTTTACCATTACGGAATTCAAAAGCTTAGCTATTTAGCTGAAAATGCCCCTTCCTGTGGCGCAGTTTCCTGTACAGGACAATATATTAACTGGCTAGGCTTTATTACGATTCCGTTTTTAGCATTAACTGCATTTATTTTAATCGCAGGGGCAAGCTTTTATTTAATAAAAGCTTCTAAAGCTGCAAAATAA
- a CDS encoding RluA family pseudouridine synthase encodes MFHYEIAEDNLSVEELLRNQWQLGKKLVHELRMAKAITLANDELIQWKTPLQTGTIIKFTFPIPTSSYKPTPVCAIDVVYEDDHCLIVSKPKGMATHPNDARDTHTCMNHVMAHIKEQGGIYAEHVHRLDKGTQGLLLVAKHPLAKSIFDRMIEEKTIIRTYAAEVQGNLRTASGTIAEPIGKDRHHATRRVVSKTGQHAVTHYEVVARYKNSCVVHLILETGRTHQIRVHLAYIGHPIIGDTMYGARETASDDYELHAIQLEFEHPFLNKRIIVKDEQ; translated from the coding sequence ATGTTTCATTATGAAATCGCTGAAGATAACTTAAGTGTGGAAGAATTGCTACGTAATCAGTGGCAACTTGGTAAAAAGCTCGTTCATGAATTGCGTATGGCCAAAGCCATCACATTGGCAAATGATGAGCTGATTCAATGGAAAACACCTTTACAAACTGGAACAATTATCAAATTTACGTTTCCTATTCCAACATCTAGCTACAAACCAACACCTGTATGTGCTATTGATGTAGTCTATGAGGATGACCATTGTTTAATCGTATCGAAGCCAAAAGGTATGGCAACACATCCTAATGATGCTCGTGATACACATACATGTATGAACCATGTCATGGCACATATCAAAGAACAAGGTGGTATTTATGCTGAGCATGTTCATCGTCTCGATAAAGGGACACAAGGCTTATTACTAGTTGCAAAGCACCCTTTAGCAAAGTCCATTTTTGATCGAATGATTGAGGAAAAAACCATTATTCGTACGTATGCAGCAGAGGTGCAAGGTAATTTACGAACAGCTTCTGGAACGATTGCTGAACCAATTGGCAAAGACCGCCATCATGCCACAAGACGTGTTGTATCTAAAACTGGACAGCATGCTGTAACACACTATGAAGTGGTGGCCCGCTACAAAAATTCCTGTGTTGTTCATCTTATACTTGAGACTGGGCGAACACATCAAATTCGTGTGCATTTAGCCTATATCGGCCATCCAATTATTGGGGATACTATGTATGGTGCACGAGAAACAGCAAGTGATGACTACGAACTGCATGCCATTCAATTAGAATTTGAACATCCATTTTTAAATAAACGTATTATCGTCAAGGACGAGCAATAA
- a CDS encoding VOC family protein, whose protein sequence is MHFHEKPNTYVTNVEIKVSDLQRSLTFYQEIIGFKILQQESHKATLTADGETALLTIVQPETVEEKLSMTTGLYHFALLLPTRHDLANIITHFHEKGVYLGASDHAVSEALYLNDPDHNGIEIYTDRPESEWTWHNDHVHMVTEPLNIRSILEDGHGNWNGLPVGTVMGHIHLSVSNLAEAEQFYTKGLGYDIVTRYGSQALFISTGRYHHHIGLNTWHSENAPKLGQNHVGLKTFSLRLDNEKQAATMKENLRVMGSPVTEIDGGFQTEDPAGNVVLLKF, encoded by the coding sequence ATGCATTTTCATGAAAAACCTAACACATATGTAACGAATGTTGAAATAAAAGTAAGTGATCTACAGCGCTCCTTAACCTTTTATCAAGAAATCATCGGCTTTAAAATTTTACAACAAGAATCACATAAAGCCACATTAACTGCCGATGGAGAAACAGCTCTATTAACCATTGTTCAGCCTGAAACAGTGGAAGAAAAGCTTAGCATGACGACAGGTCTTTATCACTTCGCCTTATTATTACCAACTCGCCATGACTTAGCTAACATCATTACTCATTTCCACGAAAAAGGCGTGTACCTTGGGGCTTCTGACCATGCTGTAAGCGAAGCACTCTATTTAAATGATCCTGATCACAATGGTATCGAGATTTATACAGATCGTCCTGAAAGTGAATGGACATGGCATAACGATCATGTGCATATGGTGACAGAACCACTCAATATTCGTTCTATTTTAGAAGATGGACATGGAAACTGGAATGGACTTCCTGTTGGTACAGTGATGGGCCATATTCATTTATCGGTCTCCAACTTAGCTGAAGCTGAGCAATTTTATACAAAGGGATTAGGTTATGATATTGTCACACGCTACGGGTCCCAAGCATTATTTATTTCTACAGGCCGTTATCATCATCATATTGGTTTAAACACTTGGCACTCAGAAAATGCGCCAAAGCTTGGACAAAACCATGTCGGCTTAAAAACGTTCTCGTTGCGCTTAGATAATGAAAAACAAGCAGCAACAATGAAAGAAAACCTTCGTGTAATGGGGTCACCCGTTACGGAAATCGATGGAGGGTTCCAAACAGAGGACCCAGCTGGAAATGTCGTGCTATTAAAGTTTTAG
- a CDS encoding response regulator gives MIRAVLIDNEPLALHYFQSKLHAFQQIQVIQTFTSVEVFLNELPTMEFEAIFLEVKLQELSGLEVADIIKTERPQVSVIFITSYHEFALQAYEIGSLDYVLKPISHARLEKTIARIEHEFSIQQMLQQATQTLLNVQCFDQFAVYSNNSLVAFKTEKTKELFAYFILHPNIPIHRDYLIEILWPDLDYVRAKSNLHTALSYLRKTLNTIGYENCIVFSNKYYIFERPNIVCDLYDFQKLHEDFSRLEFPSISLINQCLSIYKNGLFVFDDYEWSTAYKDKLMKSYIELLEKGFQTTIFSDTERAMEFLHALLEYDPYNEQKLEYYLYTLIQAGFHEQAHKIFQTYKQKLEEDLALTPSSTLLEISKKLFAQQK, from the coding sequence GTGATTCGAGCCGTTTTAATAGACAATGAACCTTTAGCTTTACACTATTTTCAAAGTAAACTACATGCCTTTCAACAAATACAGGTGATTCAAACCTTTACAAGTGTAGAAGTATTTCTGAATGAGTTGCCGACTATGGAGTTTGAGGCTATCTTTTTAGAGGTAAAACTTCAAGAATTATCAGGACTTGAAGTAGCTGATATTATTAAAACAGAGCGTCCACAAGTCAGTGTTATTTTTATTACCTCCTATCATGAATTTGCATTACAAGCCTATGAGATTGGTAGTCTTGACTATGTATTAAAGCCTATCAGTCATGCCCGTTTAGAAAAAACAATAGCCCGTATTGAGCATGAATTTTCTATACAGCAAATGCTTCAACAAGCTACACAAACTTTATTAAATGTACAGTGCTTTGATCAATTTGCCGTCTATAGTAACAATAGTTTAGTGGCATTTAAAACTGAAAAAACGAAGGAATTGTTTGCTTATTTTATTTTGCACCCAAATATACCAATTCATCGAGATTATTTAATTGAAATTCTATGGCCAGATTTAGATTATGTGCGGGCCAAATCCAATCTTCATACGGCTCTTTCCTATTTAAGGAAAACTTTAAATACAATTGGCTATGAAAACTGTATTGTCTTTTCAAATAAATACTATATCTTTGAAAGGCCAAATATTGTGTGTGATTTATACGATTTTCAAAAACTTCATGAAGATTTTTCACGACTGGAATTCCCCTCTATTTCTTTGATTAATCAATGTCTTTCTATTTATAAGAATGGCCTTTTTGTTTTTGATGATTATGAATGGTCAACTGCCTATAAGGATAAATTAATGAAATCATACATAGAGTTATTAGAAAAGGGATTTCAAACAACGATCTTTTCAGATACTGAAAGAGCGATGGAATTTTTACATGCATTATTAGAATATGATCCATACAATGAACAAAAACTTGAGTACTATTTATATACGTTAATACAGGCAGGGTTTCATGAACAGGCGCATAAAATTTTCCAAACATATAAACAAAAACTAGAGGAAGATCTAGCACTAACACCAAGCTCTACATTATTAGAGATATCCAAAAAATTATTTGCTCAACAAAAATAA
- a CDS encoding helix-turn-helix transcriptional regulator: MKLERLLTMTMILINRKKVKAQELAELFNVSVRTIYRDIETLSCAGVPVISQQGVNGGISLIDGYRVDKQVLTKDELTSLSIAIKSALTTYEDAHAEAVLEKITSIADDHVKQSMDHLFVDLSPWGPNVLFKEHITTLKKAIERKHCISFHYSTTYGEQTSRIVEPHTIVQKGKIWYLYGYCTLRKDFRLFKLARMKNLLQVDSTFERKEVNLSELPWGKEWHRPQNVVDLVIFFDKDITTLVEESFGAEHIDHDYSMINIAIPEDEWLYGFLLSFGHRIKIIEPLYIRDIIQKRAQEIVQLYKNLDN; this comes from the coding sequence ATGAAATTAGAGCGTCTTCTAACAATGACGATGATTTTAATCAACCGTAAAAAGGTGAAGGCTCAGGAATTAGCAGAGCTGTTTAATGTTTCCGTTCGTACAATTTATCGAGATATTGAAACACTGAGCTGTGCAGGTGTACCTGTTATTAGTCAACAAGGTGTAAATGGTGGCATCAGTTTAATCGATGGCTATCGTGTTGATAAGCAAGTGTTGACGAAGGACGAGCTGACGTCACTTTCTATTGCGATTAAAAGTGCTTTGACTACTTATGAAGATGCCCACGCTGAAGCTGTGCTTGAGAAAATAACGAGTATTGCTGATGATCATGTAAAACAATCAATGGATCACTTATTTGTCGATCTTAGTCCATGGGGCCCAAACGTTCTTTTTAAAGAGCATATTACGACACTAAAGAAAGCAATAGAGCGTAAGCATTGTATAAGCTTTCATTACTCTACTACGTATGGGGAGCAAACAAGTCGAATAGTTGAACCACATACAATTGTGCAAAAAGGTAAGATATGGTATTTATATGGCTATTGTACATTAAGAAAGGATTTTCGTTTATTTAAGCTTGCGAGAATGAAAAACTTACTACAAGTTGATTCTACCTTTGAGCGGAAGGAAGTGAATTTAAGTGAACTTCCTTGGGGGAAAGAATGGCATCGACCACAAAACGTAGTCGATTTAGTCATTTTTTTTGATAAAGACATCACGACATTAGTGGAGGAATCCTTTGGTGCAGAACATATAGACCATGACTATTCTATGATTAATATAGCTATACCCGAAGATGAATGGCTTTATGGCTTCTTGCTCAGCTTTGGGCATCGCATTAAAATCATTGAACCTCTTTATATAAGAGATATTATTCAAAAACGCGCACAAGAAATTGTTCAATTATATAAAAATCTAGACAATTGA
- a CDS encoding response regulator translates to MIRVLIADDHHVVRRGLLFFLKTQKDIEVVGEAKNGHEAVALAESIQPDIILMDLVMPEMDGIQATKRIKAKFPQIEILMLTSFSDRDHVVPAMEAGAAGYQLKDIEPDELVLSIRRIMRGENTLHPEATTTLEMDRQESQNAPHLLNPLTPREQDVLAELTKGKSNREIASSLFVTEKTVKTHISNIFTKLQVQDRTQAALYAVKHGLTEGSGM, encoded by the coding sequence ATGATACGTGTATTAATTGCAGACGATCATCACGTAGTGCGAAGAGGACTACTGTTTTTCTTAAAGACACAAAAGGATATTGAAGTTGTTGGAGAGGCGAAAAATGGGCATGAAGCCGTAGCATTAGCGGAAAGCATCCAACCAGATATTATCTTAATGGATTTAGTCATGCCTGAAATGGATGGCATTCAGGCAACTAAACGCATCAAAGCAAAGTTTCCGCAAATAGAAATTTTAATGCTTACTAGCTTTTCTGATCGAGATCATGTGGTCCCAGCAATGGAGGCAGGAGCGGCGGGCTATCAGTTAAAAGATATCGAGCCAGATGAATTGGTCTTATCCATTCGTCGTATTATGCGTGGGGAAAACACTTTGCATCCTGAAGCAACGACAACGCTTGAAATGGATCGCCAAGAGTCACAGAACGCACCCCATTTATTAAATCCGCTGACACCTCGTGAGCAGGATGTGCTAGCAGAGCTCACCAAGGGCAAGAGTAATCGGGAAATTGCATCCTCACTCTTTGTCACAGAAAAAACGGTGAAAACCCATATTTCAAATATTTTTACAAAGCTACAAGTACAGGACCGTACCCAGGCAGCGCTATATGCTGTTAAGCACGGGCTAACTGAGGGTAGCGGTATGTAA
- a CDS encoding effector binding domain-containing protein, which yields MQSYCQSCGMPLVDEALLGTEKEGNKSQDYCTYCYEGGEFKQPHLTVEEMIENCVPHLKEDGMSENEARNMLTSFLPSLKRWRKNEWKEPKVVELNAFNIVGISTQTSNANEITEQAKIPQLWDHFYQQNIAGKIAERKNGNVYGLYSDYETDVNGNYNITLGVEVNNDNIPADLVVKMIPAAKYLVFTSDKGTMPDVVIQTWQEIWAWFANSKVERTYTGDFELYDERCANPHESQVDIYIAIK from the coding sequence ATGCAAAGCTATTGTCAAAGCTGTGGTATGCCTTTAGTAGACGAGGCGTTATTGGGCACTGAAAAGGAAGGGAACAAAAGTCAGGATTATTGTACATATTGTTATGAGGGAGGCGAGTTTAAACAACCTCATTTAACAGTGGAAGAAATGATTGAAAATTGTGTACCACATCTTAAGGAAGATGGTATGTCTGAAAACGAGGCACGTAATATGCTGACTTCCTTTTTGCCAAGTTTAAAGCGATGGAGAAAAAATGAGTGGAAAGAACCAAAAGTGGTTGAATTGAACGCATTTAATATCGTAGGCATTTCAACTCAAACAAGTAATGCAAATGAAATAACAGAACAAGCTAAAATTCCGCAATTATGGGATCACTTTTATCAGCAAAATATTGCGGGCAAAATAGCAGAGCGAAAAAATGGTAATGTCTATGGTTTGTATTCGGACTATGAAACGGATGTGAATGGTAATTACAACATTACACTTGGTGTAGAGGTAAATAATGATAACATTCCAGCTGATTTAGTAGTGAAAATGATTCCAGCGGCTAAGTATTTAGTTTTTACATCTGATAAAGGAACAATGCCAGACGTTGTCATTCAAACTTGGCAAGAAATTTGGGCGTGGTTTGCAAATTCTAAAGTTGAACGAACATACACAGGCGACTTTGAACTTTATGATGAACGATGCGCTAACCCACACGAATCACAAGTAGATATTTATATAGCTATTAAATAA
- a CDS encoding aldo/keto reductase, producing MNLQSTKTLSNGIEMPRFGLGVYKMTEREETLQAIDKALQYGYRAIDTASLYGNEVEVGEAIRHSGIHREDIFVTTKVWNNDQGYDATLRAFEVSLKNLNMDYLDLYLTHWAVPETFEETYRAIERLYDEKLIRATGVSNHHEHHLEKILAKSNIAPMVNQVEMHPYLQQQPLSAFCSEHQIAVTAWSPLGRGGVLADPTIIEIGQEIDKTPAQVVLRWHLQNDTLVIPKSVTPSRIEENAKIFDFELTQEQMEKMATLNRNQRFGQDPDHFKFDF from the coding sequence TTGAATTTACAATCAACGAAAACATTATCAAATGGTATAGAAATGCCTCGTTTTGGCTTAGGTGTTTACAAAATGACAGAACGTGAGGAAACATTACAGGCTATTGATAAAGCACTTCAATACGGTTATCGAGCTATTGATACAGCATCCTTATATGGGAATGAGGTAGAAGTAGGAGAAGCAATTCGTCATTCAGGCATTCATCGTGAAGATATTTTTGTTACAACAAAAGTATGGAATAATGACCAAGGATATGATGCAACATTACGTGCTTTTGAGGTTTCGCTAAAGAATTTAAATATGGATTACCTAGACTTATATTTAACTCATTGGGCTGTCCCAGAAACATTTGAAGAAACATATCGAGCTATTGAGCGCCTTTACGATGAAAAATTAATTCGCGCAACAGGTGTATCGAATCATCATGAGCATCATTTAGAAAAAATATTGGCAAAGTCAAATATCGCGCCAATGGTCAATCAAGTGGAGATGCATCCATATTTACAGCAGCAGCCATTAAGCGCATTTTGCAGTGAACATCAAATTGCTGTTACGGCATGGTCACCACTAGGACGCGGAGGTGTACTTGCGGATCCTACCATTATTGAAATCGGGCAAGAAATCGATAAAACCCCTGCTCAGGTAGTGCTACGTTGGCATTTACAAAATGATACACTCGTTATTCCAAAATCAGTGACACCGAGCCGAATTGAGGAAAATGCAAAGATTTTTGACTTTGAATTAACACAAGAACAAATGGAGAAAATGGCAACATTAAATCGTAACCAACGTTTTGGGCAAGATCCAGATCATTTCAAATTCGATTTTTAG